The Sesamum indicum cultivar Zhongzhi No. 13 linkage group LG1, S_indicum_v1.0, whole genome shotgun sequence genome includes a window with the following:
- the LOC105166835 gene encoding shikimate O-hydroxycinnamoyltransferase-like, with translation MRINVKSSTMVKPMAATPSRSLWISNLDLLMEPNYHTRFLYIYRSSETGNFFDSTVLKAALSRALVEFYPVAGRLKKDDKGRVEINCNGEGVLFVEAECDAAIDDIAIGSNFVPRPELSLIPTVDYSQEISTLPLLLIQMTGFKCGGVCLGIANSHYVSDGISANHFINTWADIARGLEVAVPPFIDRTLLRGRHPPQPHFHHIEYHPYPTMQISDETSIFSIFKLTRDQVNALKAQCHGNRVSDYSTFEVVAGHVWRCTSMARGLPKDQETKLYIPVDGRSRLQPPLPPGYFGNVIFTATPIASGGEMQSNPLEFAVRKIHDTLAKMKDTRYLRSALDYLELQPDIMGIARGRRTYRCPNLCITSWIRLAADADFGCGKPMHLGPGGPTCEGKCVVMRSPGKEGSLLCAISLLKPHMHLFERLLYEGI, from the exons ATGAGGATCAACGTGAAGAGCTCGACGATGGTAAAGCCAATGGCGGCGACGCCGAGTCGCAGCCTGTGGATCTCCAACTTGGACCTTCTAATGGAGCCCAACTACCACACCCGCTTTCTGTACATCTACCGCTCCAGCGAGACGGGCAACTTCTTTGACTCGACGGTGCTCAAGGCGGCGCTCAGCCGTGCCCTGGTTGAATTTTACCCGGTGGCGGGGAGGCTGAAGAAGGACGACAAAGGTCGCGTTGAGATCAACTGCAACGGGGAGGGGGTGTTATTCGTGGAGGCGGAGTGCGACGCTGCTATAGATGACATTGCAATTGGTAGTAACTTCGTTCCCAGGCCGGAGCTCAGCCTCATCCCTACTGTGGATTATTCCCAGGAAATTTCGACGCTCCCGCTTTTGTTGATCCAG ATGACTGGTTTCAAATGCGGTGGAGTATGCTTAGGTATTGCCAACAGTCACTACGTATCAGATGGTATTTCTGCTAACCATTTCATCAACACATGGGCTGATATAGCCCGTGGTCTTGAAGTCGCCGTCCCACCATTCATCGACCGAACACTCCTCCGCGGCCGCCATCCGCCTCAGCCGCACTTCCACCACATCGAGTACCATCCCTATCCAACAATGCAAATTTCTGATGAAACAtccatattttcaatattcaaGCTAACTCGGGATCAGGTCAACGCACTCAAGGCCCAATGCCACGGAAACAG GGTTAGTGACTACAGCACGTTCGAGGTGGTGGCGGGGCACGTATGGCGCTGCACATCAATGGCTCGTGGGCTGCCCAAAGATCAGGAAACGAAGCTGTACATTCCGGTGGATGGGCGATCTAGGCTGCAGCCCCCACTACCACCAGGCTATTTCGGCAATGTGATCTTCACGGCGACGCCCATTGCTTCAGGTGGCGAAATGCAGTCGAATCCTTTGGAGTTTGCTGTCCGTAAAATTCACGACACGCTCGCCAAGATGAAGGACACTCGTTACTTGAGGTCGGCTCTTGATTACTTGGAGCTGCAGCCTGATATTATGGGAATAGCGCGAGGGCGGCGGACGTATAGATGCCCGAATCTTTGCATAACCAGTTGGATTCGGCTGGCAGCTGATGCAGATTTCGGTTGTGGTAAGCCTATGCATTTGGGACCTGGCGGTCCAACATGCGAAGGGAAATGTGTTGTGATGCGGAGTCCAGGAAAGGAGGGGAGCTTGCTGTGTGCAATCTCGCTGCTGAAACCACATATGCACCTGTTTGAGAGGCTCCTCTATGAGGGCATTTGA